The genomic region ATTTTAACTAATTCATTGTCATAGAAAGATACTAAAAATTAACTTAGCACATTTGTTcctgtttttagaaaataaatatttagatactATTCTATATATATCAATCAGCCATAAATAGTCTCATGCTAACGGAACAAGCTGTTTTCTCACATTATGAAAGTAGaggagagtttttgtttttaagatttttatttgtttttaatctagaGTAACATGAAATTCAATACAAgttcttatattttatgtttaaattctgTCTCCTAAATTCCCCTAATTTTCTCTTAGGTCTCTTGAATTGTCATGTATCAAGGTGCAAGTTCTTTAACTTGCATTGTGAGAATTCTTCATCATGATGGAACACAATGGCAGCTCTTCTTGAAATATAATACCTGATCAACAATTGTCTTTGCATCTCCTCCGAGAGAGTCTTGATTTATTTAATGAGTTTATCCAGAGCCTCTTTCACATCCTTATTTCTCAGGCTATAGATCATGGGGTTCAACACGGGGAATACTACAGTGTAAAACGTAGAAACTATTTTGTCCCTGTCCAAAGAATAGCTAGACTGGGGACGAGAATAGATGTAGAGAATGGAGCCATAGTACAAGGTGACAGAGATCAGGTGGGAGGAACAGGTGGAGCAAGCTTTGAGGCGGCCCTGGGTGGAACGGATCCTCAAGATGGTGGCAACGATGAACAGGTAGGAAGCGAGGATGAGCACTGTGGGGGTGATGACAttggaggccagaaggaagtaAAGCACAGTCTGGTAGCCATCTTTTTTGCCACAAGCCAACTTCACCAGGGGAAGCAAATCACAAAAAAAGTCATCAGTGACATTGCCACTACAGAAGTTCAAGGCAAAAGTTCTTTTGGTGATAATAGAAGAGTTAATAAAGCCACCAAGGTATGAAGATACTACCAAAAATGCACGTAGCTTTACAGACATAGCCTGAGAATAAAGCAATGGCTTTGAGATGGCCGCGTAGCGGTCATAAGCCATGGCAGCCAACAGGTAACACTCACTGTATGCCAGCCCAGCAGAGAAGAAGAACTGACATACACAGCCAGCAAAGGAGATGCTTTTGTCTTCAGAGATGCAGGTCATGAGGATCTTTGGGGTGTAGACAGAGGAATACCAGAGATCCAGAAAAGACAGATTCccaatgaaaaaatacatgggtGTGTGCAGCCGGGAGTCATTACAGATCAACACTATGAGGGTGGTATTTCCTACCACAGTCAGAGAGTACACACCAAGGAATACCGCAAACAGGACCAGCTGCATCGTTGGGTCTGTGGCGAAACCCACCAGGATGAACTCCGTCGCTGTGTGATTGCTTCTCTCCATGGCTCACctaagaggagagaaaaatagatTTCAGCTTGCATTATTgtgctgaataaatggaaaatataccgaataaataaattatatatactagagtttaatttttaattttcatttttttttttttttttaatctcctgaCCATTTCTCTTCCCTGGACTCCAGACTCACAGATCCAAATCCCTACTTAACATCTTTTACAGGAGTTATActggaaatttcaaaaaaatactgaattccaGCAGTCCTTCCTCAGCCTGTTTTGCTCTCAGACTTCTCCACTGCTGTGGAGACGTAATGTAAATGGCGTTATCCCTTTTTAGGGAAAATCAATTACTACCCTCgactcttcttttccttttgcacTGTAACCAACTAATCAGCAACATCTTGATTCTACCTTCACAACGTATCTAGAACCTGAAGAGTGTTTCCAAGCTCCAGTGGTTGCTAGGCTAAAACCACTCTGATCTCTCGTGGGTGTTACCACAGAGCTTCTAATGGttgccctgcttcctccctccttccatccttaCCCCACTTGGCTCTCTGAAAGAGGCAGGCAGACCAGTTAGACCATATTACTCTTCTGCTTCAAACACTCTGGTGATTTCTCAGCTTATTCAGAGTAAAGCCAAAATCCTTACAAAGGTGGACTGGCTTATTGCCTCTCTGCTTCTGACTCCTACTGTCGGCTCCAACCTTGCCACCTCCTTTTAATTCTTAGAATAAACAGGGATACTCTGAGGCTTTGGAACTGCTTCTCCGCATGGCTAGGATGCTCTTCCTCAGTCTGTCTTTATAGCAAACAGTTTTCAAGTGTTAATCACCACTGAAATTACCACCGTTCAGGTGTTCCTGATCACCATATTCCAAGCTACTCCCCTGGCATTTCTTGTATCCCTTTTGTGCTTTATTATTCTCCCTAGCACTGCTCATTATCTAATGTTATGTacatcttttctcttctctataatgttttaaaaaaagaaacaaggagccAAAGAAAGGGTCGTTGGCCCCCTGGGAAGCAAATCAAGATTTAATTACCATTTCAACATACCCTAGGGATGTgacctttaaatttaaaaaatatatacattcttgagagagagagagagagacagagacagagggagagacagagcatgagaggggggtcagggcagagacagagagagggatacttagaatgtgaagcaggctccaaactgtccccacagagcctgacatagggctcaaactcatgaaccatgagatcatgacctgagcagaaatcagaggcttacccaactgagccattcaagtGCCCAGGAAtgtgatcttttcttttaatagtcaTTCTGAAATTCCCCAGAGCAGCACTAGTGAAATCATCTGCATGATAAAAgccctgtttttcccttttccccaaaaAAGGTGTTCTGGCCTAACacaatcctttctttcttttgctaataacttccttgccccaccctccttcctacaAAAAATGTTCCTTTCTGGGCGGCTCCTGGGAGCCTCCATGTACTTGCTGGCTGGGCTGCTACTTGATTCGTGAATCACTTGATAAAGCCAATTAGACCTTCAACTTTACTCAACTGAATTTTGTTTCTCAACAATATACCCTTTCTTGCCTgtttttgatggaaaaaaaatataccaATTCAATGTTTATCTCATATTCACGTGTAGGTTATTATGAAATTTTATGGGCTGTTTTAAACGTGACACTTAATGCAAATGGAGAACAGTTGTACAGCTGggcaaaatctttgaaaatacagATCCATGAGACCTAGAAGAGAGTTTCATGTGGGAAATGCTTGAAAACTCCCGGACTCAATCTTCAACTTtcaacttattttctttctttctttctttctttctttctttctttctttctttctttcaagtttatttatttattttgagagacagagagagagagggagagagaaaaatcccatgcaggctcagcactgttagcacagagactgatgcggggatgaaactcaagaactgtgagatcacgatctagGCTGGGGTCAGatgcctaagtgactgagccacccgggtgcccctcagcTTAGTGTCTTCTAGTTTGATCGTTCTCTGGTTGTCatcattatttcaaaatctgATTGTTTCTAAACCTAATGGTGaacaatattcaatattttatttggagTCAAGCACTGTTGTTAGTGCTGCAAGTACATTACTTTACACATTCTCATAACATCCATCAGAGGTATATTGACAGATTAATAGCAGTAATTTACAGACGACCAAGTTCGGTGTAAATAAATAGCTAGTAAGTATACAATTAGTAAGTGGTGTTGTCTTACTCCAGAGACTGCTAAGCCATCTCCTTTCATATTTGATATTAGTTAACAGTTGCTTGTGGGATCCAtgggtctctctttttttggttaTAACACCTTAACTCCAAACCAATAGGACAATGCTGACAGATTCAGATGCTGTCACAGGTTAAGGACCTTGGACATGTTGGGTCAGGTAAATGCTTCTAAGTAATACCCAAATCACCTGGCAGAGTCCTTTATCTCATATTTACAGGCAATCCTGATTATGAGCATAGAAACAATCTACTTACCTTGCCCAGAATGAAGACACTTAAACTCACAGGCCTGAAACTCAGTCACAGCCAACAAAGGACCATGTTGTGGATCCAAGTATCTTATATTTGCTCAGGATCCCCAGTGTATTTGATTCCTCAAACACCTCAGGGGTGTAGGCTTTGAAAGTGACTAAAAGGCAATTAACCAAAAAGTGTATTAACTTTTGtagtagattcttttttttttttttttaattttttaaggttcatttatttttgagagagagagagacagagcacaagaaggggaggggcagagagactgggagacacagaatctgaagcgtgCTTCagcctttgagctgtcagcacagagcctgttgtggagctcgaactcgggaactgtgagttcgtgacctgggctgaagttggacgtttaactgagccacccaggcgccccttcatgtagtaaatttttatttagtgaaaaaaaaaaagggaatggtTTTAAAAGTAATCATATTTATTGTGATATTTTGAGAAACTACTCTTTGTAAAACACCTTCACGGGAACTTTATTTGATTGCCAAACAActttatgaggtaggtattacaGTTCCTATTACAGACAAGAAAATAGATCCAGAATACTTAACCAACTTCCCCAAGGCAAACTTGGAAGTCAGTGCAGTCAGGATTTAACTCAAGGCAGCATGATTATAAAATTCATAGGCTTTCCCCTATACCAATGCGTACTTTGGAGAAACATAATCTTTGAGTATCTATTCAGCTATGACCATAAAGCTTTAGAAGAGGACTTTATT from Panthera uncia isolate 11264 chromosome D1, Puncia_PCG_1.0, whole genome shotgun sequence harbors:
- the LOC125915868 gene encoding olfactory receptor 9G1-like, giving the protein MERSNHTATEFILVGFATDPTMQLVLFAVFLGVYSLTVVGNTTLIVLICNDSRLHTPMYFFIGNLSFLDLWYSSVYTPKILMTCISEDKSISFAGCVCQFFFSAGLAYSECYLLAAMAYDRYAAISKPLLYSQAMSVKLRAFLVVSSYLGGFINSSIITKRTFALNFCSGNVTDDFFCDLLPLVKLACGKKDGYQTVLYFLLASNVITPTVLILASYLFIVATILRIRSTQGRLKACSTCSSHLISVTLYYGSILYIYSRPQSSYSLDRDKIVSTFYTVVFPVLNPMIYSLRNKDVKEALDKLIK